The proteins below are encoded in one region of Rana temporaria chromosome 2, aRanTem1.1, whole genome shotgun sequence:
- the LOC120927861 gene encoding uncharacterized protein LOC120927861 isoform X2, producing the protein MCCSLSLTKLAKMNKLLLLFLIVLAMPIAMINGAPIPSKDPNERDEYADQPLGLELFQPMAFEHTTEDTKVDEMYQSADFKLAGEETKADVTSQRPDTQDTDPNERDEYADQPLGLELFQPMAFQLTVEDLKADEKNLPAESNLAPEEHKGDVLFAPEEHRVDVLFAPVEHRADVLFAPVEHRADVLFAPEEHTGDVQYAPKESELAPEEHKADESYAPEKSEFTGGWWIAVKEDLATGSKLSAEDTKSDDTSVPAESLLTTEDTKVYEMYQPAESKLAGEETKADVTSQRPDTQDTGLGHEDTDYQYVPALGKDYEYLAILPGGQRMLDEPEGQDSSEDVRAWYHIKVQVPIWLLAIMTVILSGFIFMLVVICICVAKNQWKQRSRLNEIEQLISVVVRKNNRLTKERKLYTTPTNEEMERCLDDVMLEMENEGSIRPV; encoded by the exons ATGTGTTGTTCTTTGTCTCTGACAAAACTAGCGAAAATGAAcaagttattgttattatttcttATTGTGTTGGCCATGCCAATTGCAATGATCAACGGAGCGCCAATCCCATCAAAAG ATCCGAATGAACGTGATGAATATGCTGACCAGCCGTTAGGCCTGGAGCTATTTCAACCTATGGCGTTTGAGCACACAACTGAAGATACGAAGGTAGATGAAATGTATCAATCTGCGGATTTCAAGCTTGCAGGTGAAGAAACAAAGGCAGATGTGACGTCTCAGCGCCCAGACACCCAGGATACAG ATCCGAATGAACGTGATGAATATGCTGACCAGCCGTTAGGCCTGGAGCTATTTCAACCTATGGCGTTTCAGCTAACAGTTGAAGATCTCAAAGCTGATGAGAAGAATTTACCTGCAGAGTCCAACCTCgcacccgaggaacacaaagGGGACGTGCTATTTGCACCTGAGGAGCACAGAGTGGACGTGCTATTTGCACCCGTGGAGCACAGAGCAGACGTGCTATTTGCACCCGTGGAGCACAGAGCAGACGTGCTATTTGCACCTGAGGAACACACAGGGGACGTGCAATATGCACCTaaagagtccgagcttgcacccgaggagcACAAAGCGGACGAGTCATATGCACCTGAAAAGTCTGAGTTCACAGGTGGATGGTGGATTGCAGTTAAGGAGGATTTAGCTACAGGGTCCAAGCTGTCAGCTGAAGATACCAAATCGGATGATACAAGTGTACCTGCGGAGTCACTGCTCACAACTGAAGATACGAAGGTATATGAAATGTATCAACCTGCGGAGTCCAAGCTTGCAGGTGAAGAAACAAAGGCAGATGTGACGTCTCAGCGCCCAGACACCCAGGATACAG GACTAGGTCATGAGGATACTGATTATCAGTATGTTCCAGCCCTGGGAAAGGACTATGAATATTTGGCCATTTTGccaggtggtcagaggatgcTGGATGAACCCGAAGGCCAAGATTCCTCAGAAGATGTCCGGGCTTGGTATCACATCAAGGTGCAAG TCCCTATTTGGCTCCTGGCTATCATGACGGTGATACTCAGTGGATTTATTTTCATGTTGGTCGTCATCTGCATCTGCGTAGCAAAGAATCA GTGGAAACAAAGATCAAGATTGAATGAAATAGAGCAACTGATAAGTGTCGTCGTTAGAAAAAACAATAGATTGACCAAGGAAAGGAAGTTATATACCACTCCAACAAATGAGGAAATGGAACGATGTCTCGACGACGTGATGCTGGAAATGGAAAATGAAGGGAGTATTCGCCCCGTTTAG
- the LOC120927861 gene encoding uncharacterized protein LOC120927861 isoform X1 translates to MCCSLSLTKLAKMNKLLLLFLIVLAMPIAMINGAPIPSKDPNERDEYADQPLGLELFQPMAFEHTTEDTKVDEMYQSADFKLAGEETKADVTSQRPDTQDTDPNERDEYADQPLGLELFQPMAFQLTVEDLKADEKNLPAESNLAPEEHKGDVLFAPEEHRVDVLFAPVEHRADVLFAPVEHRADVLFAPEEHTGDVQYAPKESELAPEEHKADESYAPEKSEFTGGWWIAVKEDLATGSKLSAEDTKSDDTSVPAESLLTTEDTKVYEMYQPAESKLAGEETKADVTSQRPDTQDTGLGHEDTDYQYVPALGKDYEYLAILPGGQRMLDEPEGQDSSEDVRAWYHIKVQEVPIWLLAIMTVILSGFIFMLVVICICVAKNQWKQRSRLNEIEQLISVVVRKNNRLTKERKLYTTPTNEEMERCLDDVMLEMENEGSIRPV, encoded by the exons ATGTGTTGTTCTTTGTCTCTGACAAAACTAGCGAAAATGAAcaagttattgttattatttcttATTGTGTTGGCCATGCCAATTGCAATGATCAACGGAGCGCCAATCCCATCAAAAG ATCCGAATGAACGTGATGAATATGCTGACCAGCCGTTAGGCCTGGAGCTATTTCAACCTATGGCGTTTGAGCACACAACTGAAGATACGAAGGTAGATGAAATGTATCAATCTGCGGATTTCAAGCTTGCAGGTGAAGAAACAAAGGCAGATGTGACGTCTCAGCGCCCAGACACCCAGGATACAG ATCCGAATGAACGTGATGAATATGCTGACCAGCCGTTAGGCCTGGAGCTATTTCAACCTATGGCGTTTCAGCTAACAGTTGAAGATCTCAAAGCTGATGAGAAGAATTTACCTGCAGAGTCCAACCTCgcacccgaggaacacaaagGGGACGTGCTATTTGCACCTGAGGAGCACAGAGTGGACGTGCTATTTGCACCCGTGGAGCACAGAGCAGACGTGCTATTTGCACCCGTGGAGCACAGAGCAGACGTGCTATTTGCACCTGAGGAACACACAGGGGACGTGCAATATGCACCTaaagagtccgagcttgcacccgaggagcACAAAGCGGACGAGTCATATGCACCTGAAAAGTCTGAGTTCACAGGTGGATGGTGGATTGCAGTTAAGGAGGATTTAGCTACAGGGTCCAAGCTGTCAGCTGAAGATACCAAATCGGATGATACAAGTGTACCTGCGGAGTCACTGCTCACAACTGAAGATACGAAGGTATATGAAATGTATCAACCTGCGGAGTCCAAGCTTGCAGGTGAAGAAACAAAGGCAGATGTGACGTCTCAGCGCCCAGACACCCAGGATACAG GACTAGGTCATGAGGATACTGATTATCAGTATGTTCCAGCCCTGGGAAAGGACTATGAATATTTGGCCATTTTGccaggtggtcagaggatgcTGGATGAACCCGAAGGCCAAGATTCCTCAGAAGATGTCCGGGCTTGGTATCACATCAAGGTGCAAG AAGTCCCTATTTGGCTCCTGGCTATCATGACGGTGATACTCAGTGGATTTATTTTCATGTTGGTCGTCATCTGCATCTGCGTAGCAAAGAATCA GTGGAAACAAAGATCAAGATTGAATGAAATAGAGCAACTGATAAGTGTCGTCGTTAGAAAAAACAATAGATTGACCAAGGAAAGGAAGTTATATACCACTCCAACAAATGAGGAAATGGAACGATGTCTCGACGACGTGATGCTGGAAATGGAAAATGAAGGGAGTATTCGCCCCGTTTAG